Proteins encoded by one window of Myripristis murdjan chromosome 1, fMyrMur1.1, whole genome shotgun sequence:
- the cant1b gene encoding soluble calcium-activated nucleotidase 1b isoform X2 gives MTPFRLAIRGLPPALASMTGAATSDLRFRLKWQAIAVATLLALALLLYTHRIVGEGDSGTRAYYRNRVHSWQMHSERNDLISDTNRQTIGSLNGFQKREKRYNDTYPLSPLEKTKHGIRYRIAVIADLDTASRSSKEQTWFSYMRKGHLTISESADRLEVEWDTETITLESHLAEKGRGMELSELVVFNGHLYSVDDRTGVVYRIEGRQAVPWVILPDGDGSVSKGFKAEWLAVKDEHLYVGGLGKEWTTTSGEVVNNNPEWVKVVGYHGDVEHENWVPRYNALRSAAGIQPPGYLIHESAAWSERLQRWFFLPRRASHERYEETADERRATNLLLSCPADFSHITIGHVGPLNPTHGFSSFKFVPDTDDQIILALKSEEDAGKIATYILAFTLDGRVLIPETKIGDVKYEGLEFI, from the exons ATGACCCCCTTTCGTCTAGCTATCCGAGGCCTCCCTCCGGCCTTGGCATCCATGACAGGAGCTGCTACCTCTGACCTGCGCTTCCGCTTGAAATGGCAAGCTATCGCAGTGGCAACTCTGCTGGCTCTCGCCCTGCTGCTGTACACGCATCGGATAGTAGGGGAAGGAGACAGCGGCACCAGAGCTTACTACCGCAACAGGGTGCATAGCTGGCAAATGCACAGTGAGAGAAATGACCTCATCAGTGACACTAATCGACAAACTATAGGAAGCCTCAACGGCTTCCAGAAAAGGGAAAAACGCTACAATGACACATACCCGTTAAGTCCATTGGAGAAGACAAAGCATGGCATCCGGTATCGCATTGCTGTGATTGCAGACCTGGATACAGCGTCACGCAGCTCTAAGGAGCAGACGTGGTTCAGCTACATGAGAAAGGGTCACCTGACCATTTCTGAGAGTGCTGATAGACTGGAGGTGGAATGGGACACTGAGACGATCACCCTGGAGAGTCACCTGGCTGAGAAGGGACGAG GTATGGAGCTGTCCGAGCTGGTCGTGTTCAACGGTCACCTGTACAGTGTGGATGATCGCACAGGTGTGGTGTACAGGATAGAGGGCAGGCAGGCGGTTCCCTGGGTTATACTGCCTGATGGGGATGGCTCTGTCTCTAAAG GGTTCAAGGCGGAGTGGTTGGCAGTGAAGGATGAGCACCTGTATGTCGGTGGCCTGGGGAAGGAGTGGACCACAACCTCCGGAGAGGTTGTCAATAACAACCCTGAGTGGGTGAAAGTTGTTGGCTACCATGGCGACGTGGAGCATGAGAACTGGGTGCCACGCTACAACGCCCTGCGGAGCGCAGCAGGCATTCAACCACCAG GCTACCTCATCCATGAGTCAGCGGCGTGGAGCGAGCGTCTCCAGCGTTGGTTCTTCCTGCCTCGCCGTGCCAGTCATGAGCGCTATGAGGAAACAGCAGATGAGCGTCGTGCCACCAACCTCCTGTTGTCCTGCCCTGCAGACTTCAGTCACATAACCATAGGGCATGTTGGACCGCTCAACCCCACACATGGCTTCTCCTCATTTAAATTTGTTCCAGACACAGATGACCAGATTATTCTGGCACTGAAGTCAGAGGAGGACGCTGGCAAGATTGCCACCTACATCCTGGCGTTTACTCTCGACGGCCGGGTGCTGATACCCGAGACAAAGATAGGGGATGTGAAGTATGAGGGGTTGGAGTTTATTTGA
- the cant1b gene encoding soluble calcium-activated nucleotidase 1b isoform X1, translated as MCAKENNMLVTECSGEKRRRRGYDSHHSESRPDSGDEDDSPMTPFRLAIRGLPPALASMTGAATSDLRFRLKWQAIAVATLLALALLLYTHRIVGEGDSGTRAYYRNRVHSWQMHSERNDLISDTNRQTIGSLNGFQKREKRYNDTYPLSPLEKTKHGIRYRIAVIADLDTASRSSKEQTWFSYMRKGHLTISESADRLEVEWDTETITLESHLAEKGRGMELSELVVFNGHLYSVDDRTGVVYRIEGRQAVPWVILPDGDGSVSKGFKAEWLAVKDEHLYVGGLGKEWTTTSGEVVNNNPEWVKVVGYHGDVEHENWVPRYNALRSAAGIQPPGYLIHESAAWSERLQRWFFLPRRASHERYEETADERRATNLLLSCPADFSHITIGHVGPLNPTHGFSSFKFVPDTDDQIILALKSEEDAGKIATYILAFTLDGRVLIPETKIGDVKYEGLEFI; from the exons GCTATGATAGCCATCACTCCGAGTCCAGGCCTGACAGTGGGGATGAAGACGATAGTCCCATGACCCCCTTTCGTCTAGCTATCCGAGGCCTCCCTCCGGCCTTGGCATCCATGACAGGAGCTGCTACCTCTGACCTGCGCTTCCGCTTGAAATGGCAAGCTATCGCAGTGGCAACTCTGCTGGCTCTCGCCCTGCTGCTGTACACGCATCGGATAGTAGGGGAAGGAGACAGCGGCACCAGAGCTTACTACCGCAACAGGGTGCATAGCTGGCAAATGCACAGTGAGAGAAATGACCTCATCAGTGACACTAATCGACAAACTATAGGAAGCCTCAACGGCTTCCAGAAAAGGGAAAAACGCTACAATGACACATACCCGTTAAGTCCATTGGAGAAGACAAAGCATGGCATCCGGTATCGCATTGCTGTGATTGCAGACCTGGATACAGCGTCACGCAGCTCTAAGGAGCAGACGTGGTTCAGCTACATGAGAAAGGGTCACCTGACCATTTCTGAGAGTGCTGATAGACTGGAGGTGGAATGGGACACTGAGACGATCACCCTGGAGAGTCACCTGGCTGAGAAGGGACGAG GTATGGAGCTGTCCGAGCTGGTCGTGTTCAACGGTCACCTGTACAGTGTGGATGATCGCACAGGTGTGGTGTACAGGATAGAGGGCAGGCAGGCGGTTCCCTGGGTTATACTGCCTGATGGGGATGGCTCTGTCTCTAAAG GGTTCAAGGCGGAGTGGTTGGCAGTGAAGGATGAGCACCTGTATGTCGGTGGCCTGGGGAAGGAGTGGACCACAACCTCCGGAGAGGTTGTCAATAACAACCCTGAGTGGGTGAAAGTTGTTGGCTACCATGGCGACGTGGAGCATGAGAACTGGGTGCCACGCTACAACGCCCTGCGGAGCGCAGCAGGCATTCAACCACCAG GCTACCTCATCCATGAGTCAGCGGCGTGGAGCGAGCGTCTCCAGCGTTGGTTCTTCCTGCCTCGCCGTGCCAGTCATGAGCGCTATGAGGAAACAGCAGATGAGCGTCGTGCCACCAACCTCCTGTTGTCCTGCCCTGCAGACTTCAGTCACATAACCATAGGGCATGTTGGACCGCTCAACCCCACACATGGCTTCTCCTCATTTAAATTTGTTCCAGACACAGATGACCAGATTATTCTGGCACTGAAGTCAGAGGAGGACGCTGGCAAGATTGCCACCTACATCCTGGCGTTTACTCTCGACGGCCGGGTGCTGATACCCGAGACAAAGATAGGGGATGTGAAGTATGAGGGGTTGGAGTTTATTTGA